A window from Deltaproteobacteria bacterium encodes these proteins:
- a CDS encoding sigma-70 family RNA polymerase sigma factor, whose amino-acid sequence MSILGHLWPRPTAERVVRDYSEWVYRRLKRIFGPNADIDDAYQTVFVEVIRALPSFAGRSQLSTWIRRITYNVAYQEMRLRYRQPECTEIDESNIGQTDVTYLIEAREASRCLYAALSDLEPTQRLAVVLHDLEGLTLKDISTQTGRPLPTIASQLASGRARLARCFAARVFANKLEDSVKVGSPHSERSTKEAKP is encoded by the coding sequence ATGAGTATTTTAGGGCACTTATGGCCGCGGCCAACTGCTGAGCGCGTCGTGCGTGACTATAGCGAATGGGTCTATCGTCGACTTAAGCGAATTTTTGGGCCCAACGCCGATATTGATGATGCATATCAAACCGTATTTGTAGAAGTAATTCGCGCGTTACCTTCGTTTGCCGGGCGTTCGCAATTATCAACTTGGATTCGTCGCATTACTTATAATGTTGCTTATCAAGAAATGCGTCTTCGTTATCGTCAGCCAGAATGTACTGAAATAGATGAGTCTAATATTGGCCAAACTGATGTGACATATTTGATTGAAGCCCGTGAAGCATCTCGATGTCTTTATGCGGCGCTATCAGATCTTGAACCTACACAGCGTTTGGCCGTGGTTTTACATGACCTTGAAGGATTAACTCTTAAAGATATTTCCACACAAACCGGCCGTCCTTTGCCAACGATAGCTTCACAGTTGGCAAGTGGCAGAGCACGTTTAGCACGTTGTTTTGCTGCACGTGTTTTTGCCAACAAATTAGAAGATTCGGTAAAAGTGGGTTCCCCGCATAGTGAAAGAAGTACCAAGGAGGCCAAGCCATGA
- a CDS encoding FecR domain-containing protein yields the protein MTCAQYQDELVAHAQRELKGLAAQRVNSHLAHCYNCRSIADSLNIAIATAKEEKYVVANSELTRLQQRLQPYVEAADRQKRHARWSLSAILVASAVAALAALVVWVHQTQPFMHDTTTLIATAPSPFVRVVSDVVTDGVTQGDQQHLIYNFTKGTVAFDFIGGQGRSLIVQTPLAHIRAVGTRFAVSLNDNESIIVAVGEGQVAIDNNTQHLLVSAGQQVLLDKTTINAKMQNISAQMYSYLNNSYLTNHHEVFANLQFATNADKSAGATMQVDGITTINKRKINKNMVAPAPARTAHVARSQGQNNFAKTIKKIRHETSDFLPRLTQAEQMQQAGSYLKALAIYDECLRVAGLERSITDLCRFERARIYGFALGQSERAREVFVRLAKTGVGEVQKQAMLALCELQRALEPCAAVACLSQLVTARNTDNNLRREAKRLAKLWDDAAQCSKALPQEQ from the coding sequence ATGACTTGCGCTCAGTATCAAGACGAACTCGTAGCCCATGCGCAACGTGAATTAAAGGGGCTGGCAGCGCAACGAGTTAATAGTCACCTGGCTCATTGCTATAATTGTCGTAGCATTGCCGATTCGCTAAACATTGCCATCGCGACAGCTAAGGAAGAAAAATATGTTGTTGCTAACAGCGAGTTAACGCGTTTGCAGCAACGATTACAGCCTTACGTTGAAGCAGCCGACCGGCAAAAACGCCACGCACGTTGGAGTTTAAGCGCCATTTTAGTAGCCAGCGCCGTTGCAGCTTTAGCGGCCTTAGTGGTTTGGGTACATCAAACTCAACCATTTATGCATGACACCACGACTTTGATTGCCACCGCGCCGTCGCCATTTGTGCGTGTAGTCTCAGATGTTGTAACTGATGGTGTAACTCAAGGTGATCAACAACACCTGATTTATAATTTTACCAAAGGGACAGTAGCTTTCGATTTTATTGGTGGTCAAGGACGGAGTCTAATTGTACAGACTCCATTAGCGCATATAAGAGCAGTAGGCACACGTTTTGCGGTATCTCTTAACGATAATGAAAGTATTATCGTTGCGGTAGGTGAAGGCCAGGTCGCGATCGACAATAATACTCAACACTTGTTGGTAAGCGCCGGACAACAAGTGCTGTTAGATAAGACGACGATCAATGCAAAAATGCAAAACATTAGTGCACAGATGTACTCATATCTAAATAATAGCTATTTGACTAACCACCACGAGGTTTTTGCAAATTTGCAATTTGCTACGAATGCCGACAAGAGCGCAGGAGCGACTATGCAGGTCGATGGTATTACAACTATTAATAAACGAAAGATAAATAAAAATATGGTTGCTCCTGCGCCCGCCCGAACTGCGCATGTTGCTCGCAGTCAAGGACAAAATAATTTTGCAAAAACTATCAAAAAAATTAGGCATGAAACCTCAGATTTTTTGCCACGTTTGACGCAAGCCGAGCAAATGCAGCAAGCAGGTAGTTACTTAAAAGCGTTAGCGATTTATGATGAATGCTTGCGTGTTGCTGGGCTAGAGCGAAGTATCACAGACCTCTGTCGTTTTGAAAGGGCACGTATTTATGGTTTTGCTTTAGGGCAATCTGAACGTGCCAGAGAAGTTTTTGTACGTTTAGCTAAAACGGGTGTCGGTGAAGTGCAAAAACAAGCGATGTTGGCACTATGTGAATTGCAGCGAGCCCTAGAGCCTTGTGCTGCAGTGGCTTGCTTATCTCAATTAGTTACTGCTCGTAATACAGATAATAATTTAAGACGTGAGGCTAAACGTTTAGCTAAACTTTGGGATGATGCCGCACAATGTAGTAAAGCATTACCACAAGAACAGTAG